Proteins encoded by one window of Venturia canescens isolate UGA chromosome 2, ASM1945775v1, whole genome shotgun sequence:
- the Pop4 gene encoding ribonuclease P protein subunit p29, producing MSSTADNLCLPLPNEVTKSVTTYEGREQFIVKYLEKTLPSSDSKDVLEELKRSFILDKHKSSKSKKQRLGTKSKNNSMRKLLGQKILTKNHGLIYEELMPLNEMWTEYIRQNLGVHSFSKLPISPDNLNWESINQRLMKADYHGAIISVVQSKETNLVGTRGIVLQETKNCFRIVTPRNTLRTIPKSSSVFRFHLPDAHLQVYGKEICFKPAERSVKKFKATHFGMI from the exons ATGTCGAGTACTGCTG ACAACCTATGCTTACCATTGCCTAACGAGGTGACAAAGTCAGTAACAACCTACGAAGGACGCGAACAGTTCATCGTCAAGTACCTTGAAAAAACTCTACCATCTTCGGATAGCAAAGACGTTTTGGAAGAATTAAAAAGA TCATTCATTTTAGACAAGCATAAATCATCGAAATCTAAAAAACAACGTTTAGGTACAAAGAGTAAAAACAATTCTATGCGCAAGCTTCTTGGGCAgaaaattctgacaaaaaatCATGGTCTTATTTATGAGGAACTCATGCCGTTAAATGAAATGTGGACCGAGTACATAAGGCAGAATTTAGGAGTACACAGCTTTTCCAAACTGCCGATCAGCCCAGATAATTTGAACTGGGAAAGCATAAATCAACGCTTGATGAAAGCAGATTATCATGGTGCTATAATTTCAGTAGTGCAATCGAAAGAAACCAATTTGGTAGGCACTAGAGGAATAGTCCTTcaggaaacaaaaaattgcttCAGAATCGTTACACCTCGAAATACCCTGAGAA CTATTCCAAAAAGCTCCTCCGTATTCCGATTCCATTTGCCCGATGCGCATCTCCAAGTTTATGGTAAAGAGATTTGTTTCAAGCCTGCGGAGCGTTCTGTGAAGAAATTCAAAGCGACGCATTTTGGGATGATTTAG